In Candidatus Epulonipiscium viviparus, one DNA window encodes the following:
- the spoVT gene encoding stage V sporulation protein T: MKATGIVRRIDDLGRVVIPKEIRRTLRIREGDPLEIFTDNAGQVILKKYSPVGELSTFAKEYAETLAQTTGHIACISDKDQIIAISGGARKDFLEKSISKHLEKVIESRNILKARRDEKQFIPILSEGDASYASEIIAPIISEGDAIGSVIFLSTDQNIKMGEVEEKLVQSASGFLGKQMEQ; the protein is encoded by the coding sequence TTGAAAGCAACAGGCATCGTTAGAAGAATAGATGATTTAGGAAGGGTAGTAATACCAAAAGAAATTAGAAGAACTCTGAGAATTCGAGAAGGTGATCCGCTCGAAATCTTTACAGACAATGCAGGTCAGGTAATTCTGAAAAAATATTCTCCAGTTGGGGAGTTAAGTACATTTGCGAAGGAATACGCAGAAACATTGGCTCAAACCACCGGACATATTGCATGCATTTCGGATAAAGATCAAATAATAGCAATATCAGGAGGTGCCAGAAAAGACTTCCTAGAAAAGAGTATAAGCAAACATCTCGAAAAAGTAATCGAGAGTAGAAATATATTAAAAGCTAGAAGAGATGAGAAACAATTTATTCCGATTTTATCTGAAGGAGATGCGTCATATGCATCAGAAATAATCGCACCGATAATTTCTGAGGGCGATGCTATTGGGTCGGTTATATTTTTGAGCACCGATCAAAATATAAAAATGGGTGAAGTCGAAGAAAAATTGGTTCAGTCTGCGTCAGGATTTTTAGGAAAGCAGATGGAACAGTAA
- a CDS encoding YabP/YqfC family sporulation protein → MKLDEKVRKKHEVSLIDRKKLVLTAIKDVFSFDEQLIKLETISDGFMDIKGTKLHIIKINLESGELIVEGNITSIIYDNGAPAKKKSGLFRIIR, encoded by the coding sequence GTGAAATTGGACGAGAAAGTGCGTAAAAAACATGAAGTTAGCTTGATTGATAGAAAAAAATTAGTTCTTACAGCCATTAAGGATGTTTTTTCTTTTGATGAGCAACTGATTAAACTTGAGACGATTTCAGACGGCTTTATGGATATAAAAGGAACCAAACTTCACATAATCAAAATAAATCTGGAGAGCGGAGAATTGATTGTGGAAGGCAATATAACAAGCATTATATACGATAACGGAGCGCCTGCAAAAAAAAAGTCAGGGTTGTTTCGAATAATTAGATAA
- a CDS encoding MBL fold metallo-hydrolase, whose amino-acid sequence MSIYTKIYDILPKLLSKRSKISPKSTTFIYDDEIWFDDYFTLKHIDKTTIAIGEPRYWQRNYSYLIIGDTQALLFDSGIGIQDISAVVQALTDLPIIHMISHYHYDHIGNIDKFKTIYLSQNQLLLQQNVLDNTIYPSLKSTLRILEGQPSKQIKFSKVLENQQFINLGNRQLQSLYSPGHHSESISLYDPQRRQLFVGDFLMKGTLYIKFLPLSDYSEFKWATFNLLNNTQSGTTIYTAHPFELAHELNNPYYTGGITFADHLELSYKDLIDINMFINQHPSSNSMSKKMVINDHLNIVF is encoded by the coding sequence ATGAGTATTTACACAAAAATATATGACATATTGCCGAAATTATTATCTAAACGATCCAAAATTTCTCCGAAAAGCACAACTTTTATCTATGATGATGAGATATGGTTTGATGATTATTTTACTTTAAAGCATATTGATAAAACTACTATTGCAATAGGCGAGCCTCGGTATTGGCAAAGAAATTATAGCTACTTAATTATAGGCGATACGCAAGCATTGCTATTTGATTCTGGAATTGGTATACAAGATATTTCTGCTGTCGTACAAGCACTAACAGATCTGCCTATAATTCATATGATTAGTCATTATCACTATGATCATATCGGAAACATCGATAAATTTAAAACCATATACTTATCTCAAAATCAACTTTTATTACAGCAAAATGTGCTCGATAACACTATATATCCCTCCCTTAAATCTACGCTCCGAATATTAGAAGGGCAACCATCAAAACAAATAAAGTTTTCTAAGGTTTTGGAGAATCAACAATTTATCAATTTAGGCAACAGACAATTGCAATCATTATATTCACCTGGTCACCATTCTGAATCTATTTCTCTATACGACCCTCAAAGACGACAATTATTTGTTGGCGATTTTTTAATGAAGGGCACTTTATATATCAAATTTCTTCCTCTTAGCGATTACTCCGAATTTAAGTGGGCCACTTTTAACTTATTAAACAATACTCAATCTGGCACTACAATTTATACAGCTCATCCATTTGAACTTGCGCACGAATTAAATAATCCATATTATACAGGTGGCATTACTTTTGCAGATCACTTGGAATTATCATACAAAGATTTGATTGATATAAATATGTTTATTAATCAACATCCTTCCAGTAACTCAATGTCAAAAAAAATGGTCATAAATGATCATCTTAACATTGTATTTTAG
- a CDS encoding ABC transporter ATP-binding protein, whose amino-acid sequence MDTILEVKNLHIHYVTDDMTAKAVNGIDFTLSQGESLGLVGETGAGKTTTALSILQLLPEHSGVIVDGEILFEGKNLIYNTDKENQALRGSGISMIFQDPMTALNPIMTIGDQLSEILTTHNKISKTNAKKQVIEILEIVGVKADRYDDYPHQFSGGQKQRVVIAMSLLCTPKLLIADEPTTALDVTIQAQVLEIINELRGKFNMAMILITHDLGVVAETCNTVAIMYAGQIVEAGYVKDVYLYPKHPYTKGLFDSIPKLDDDVAELIPIEGQISNAADLPTGCYFHPRCRYCQDICKVEQPAVRGTKHKFMCHFDNFNYAEEENE is encoded by the coding sequence ATGGATACAATATTAGAAGTTAAAAATCTGCATATACATTATGTGACCGATGATATGACAGCCAAAGCAGTAAATGGAATCGATTTTACACTTAGCCAGGGCGAGAGTTTGGGGCTTGTGGGCGAAACAGGTGCAGGCAAAACAACGACGGCGCTATCAATATTGCAGCTTTTGCCAGAGCATTCGGGAGTGATTGTAGACGGTGAAATTTTGTTTGAGGGCAAAAACCTGATCTATAATACAGATAAAGAGAATCAAGCATTGCGTGGTAGTGGAATATCGATGATTTTTCAAGATCCGATGACCGCGTTAAATCCTATTATGACGATTGGCGATCAGCTGAGTGAAATTTTAACTACGCATAATAAAATCAGCAAGACTAATGCTAAAAAGCAGGTTATTGAAATTTTGGAAATAGTGGGAGTTAAGGCTGATAGATACGATGATTATCCGCATCAATTTTCGGGGGGACAAAAGCAGAGAGTGGTAATTGCGATGAGCTTGCTGTGTACTCCAAAGTTGCTAATAGCAGATGAACCAACAACGGCACTAGACGTGACAATTCAGGCGCAGGTTCTAGAGATCATAAACGAGTTGCGAGGCAAATTTAATATGGCAATGATTTTGATTACGCATGATTTGGGAGTTGTAGCGGAGACGTGTAATACAGTTGCCATTATGTATGCGGGGCAAATTGTGGAAGCGGGCTATGTGAAAGATGTGTATCTGTACCCGAAGCATCCATATACAAAGGGGCTGTTTGATTCGATTCCCAAGCTTGATGACGATGTAGCGGAGCTGATACCTATCGAAGGGCAAATTTCAAATGCGGCAGACCTGCCAACGGGATGCTATTTTCATCCACGATGTAGATACTGCCAAGATATCTGCAAAGTAGAGCAACCAGCAGTGAGAGGAACCAAGCATAAATTTATGTGTCACTTCGATAATTTTAACTATGCGGAGGAGGAAAATGAATGA
- a CDS encoding ABC transporter ATP-binding protein: MSILIETRRLKKYFPVPAGFLHAVDDINLSINKGETLGIVGESGCGKSTLGRVILRLHEATSGEILYDGMDINNFTADEMRFMRQNMQIIFQDPYASLNPRMTIGKIIGEPLRLHKIYKTDKDLRGRVEELMDLVGLPRRSYNQYPHEFDGGRRQRVVIARALAINPQFIVCDEPVSALDVSIQAQILNLLMDLQKKMGLTYMFISHDLSVVKHISTNIGVMYLGQLIEKAPTKAIFNAPYHPYTIALLSAIPSINVLEKKRKIVLKGEITSPINPKVGCRFAARCPFVQEVCTTNTPALAELEDEHFVACHRANEIKEGAIFYT, encoded by the coding sequence ATGAGCATTCTAATAGAAACGAGGCGTTTGAAAAAGTACTTTCCGGTGCCAGCAGGTTTTTTACACGCAGTAGATGACATAAATTTAAGCATCAACAAAGGTGAAACGCTGGGAATTGTTGGAGAATCTGGGTGTGGAAAGTCAACACTAGGGCGCGTAATTCTCAGATTGCACGAAGCAACGAGCGGAGAAATTTTGTATGATGGGATGGACATCAATAATTTTACAGCAGATGAAATGCGCTTCATGCGGCAGAACATGCAAATCATTTTTCAGGATCCATATGCATCGCTAAATCCGAGAATGACAATTGGCAAGATAATTGGCGAACCATTGCGGTTGCATAAGATATATAAGACGGACAAAGATCTCCGAGGGCGAGTGGAAGAGCTAATGGATTTGGTGGGGCTTCCGCGTCGATCATATAATCAGTATCCGCATGAATTTGACGGGGGTCGTAGGCAGCGAGTGGTTATTGCAAGAGCATTGGCGATCAATCCGCAATTTATTGTATGTGACGAGCCAGTTTCGGCGCTCGACGTATCGATACAAGCGCAGATATTAAATTTGCTAATGGATCTACAAAAAAAGATGGGGTTGACGTATATGTTTATTTCGCATGACCTATCGGTGGTAAAACACATCTCGACGAACATTGGGGTGATGTACCTGGGGCAACTAATAGAGAAGGCACCAACCAAAGCGATCTTTAATGCGCCATATCATCCATATACGATTGCGCTTTTGTCTGCAATACCATCGATCAATGTGCTAGAGAAAAAAAGGAAAATTGTGCTAAAAGGTGAAATCACATCGCCAATTAACCCGAAAGTGGGATGCAGATTTGCTGCGAGATGTCCATTTGTACAAGAGGTTTGTACGACCAATACGCCGGCATTGGCGGAGTTAGAAGATGAGCACTTTGTAGCATGCCATAGAGCAAATGAAATTAAAGAAGGAGCAATTTTCTATACCTAA
- a CDS encoding RNA-binding S4 domain-containing protein, translated as MRIDKFLKVSRIIKRRTIAQEACEKGRVLINGKVAKPGSVVKIGDMLELNFTNNATKYEVLEIKEHVKKEETTLMYRIVE; from the coding sequence ATGAGAATCGATAAATTTTTAAAAGTTAGTAGAATAATTAAACGACGAACTATTGCACAAGAAGCATGTGAAAAAGGTCGCGTTTTGATCAACGGAAAAGTTGCAAAACCAGGATCTGTGGTAAAAATTGGCGATATGTTGGAGCTTAATTTTACAAATAATGCTACAAAATATGAAGTTTTAGAAATTAAAGAGCATGTAAAGAAAGAAGAAACTACTTTAATGTATAGGATTGTGGAATAA
- a CDS encoding glycoside hydrolase family 2 TIM barrel-domain containing protein yields MRQILNMDFDWKFHDGDIVCTNFNSVHEIFENPSFMKSANCGISKVGYNLHKWDDIKVPHDFRHYKSEFSENAVSSQGYLTTGIAWYRKEFFVPAETEGKSITVEFDGIFRDSEVYVNGSYVGNHLSGYTSFSYDISDFILYGENNAIAVRVDATKYEGWWYEGAGIYRDVRLVIADRLKVKYSGVFVKSEVRGNAGGIEIDVELENEAANNGDARLVAEILSPCGEKVGEFDTTIKLTEYEETCATIKGEISNICLWELDSPKQYKAVISVYLNDQKVDEYTQKFGFRTIAYTVENGFVLNGKPTKLQGVCVHDDFAGVGGAMSRSVIRHKIFLLKQWGANAYRSSHNPPSPYLLEACDDFGILVMDEVRLMSSSKEFLGQMTDLIKRDRNHPSVFIWSIGNEEMAIHGRKVGVKIGNHMLRVAHKLDPTRACTYANNGHWHDITIFHEQNGLHMDVYGFNYYCLRTFDMYERFHKKYPDKMIIGTENGSALSTRGQYLPRKGEDTADAYTKSSMKIMIWSNPERLYNISAYGEAYTTWGATPLETFRTAEPNYVSGYFLWTGFDYRGEVVPLDWPSTITRFGLIDLCGFTKDLGHHCRVKWSQEPAIHLYPHWTFDDNVGELEVDMVANTEEVELIVNGNSYGRVENPKWDIVKNFVKYEKGEITAIGYNNGVEVIRTGYKTAGKPAKINLEIVQPRDYVADGEDNVFVKVDVLDENGIHCPNADTLISFEVTGDGEFLGCGNGDPLDLAHEMNPSRNLFNGLALVIMKTKRHTGKMKLVAKSFGLESAEIEVDVTIPATDVLVESARSKTKPKAAEPEKDAADNAF; encoded by the coding sequence ATGAGACAAATTTTGAATATGGATTTTGACTGGAAATTTCATGACGGAGATATTGTATGTACAAATTTTAATTCGGTACATGAAATCTTTGAAAATCCGAGCTTTATGAAATCGGCTAACTGCGGTATATCAAAAGTGGGATATAATTTGCATAAATGGGATGATATTAAGGTACCGCATGATTTTAGACACTACAAATCAGAATTTTCTGAAAATGCTGTATCATCACAGGGATATTTAACCACCGGTATTGCTTGGTATAGAAAAGAATTTTTTGTGCCAGCAGAAACAGAGGGAAAAAGCATTACAGTCGAGTTTGATGGTATCTTTAGAGATAGCGAAGTGTATGTTAACGGAAGTTATGTTGGCAATCATTTAAGTGGATACACAAGTTTTAGCTATGATATTTCGGACTTTATATTATATGGCGAAAATAACGCTATTGCAGTGCGAGTTGACGCGACCAAATATGAAGGCTGGTGGTATGAAGGAGCTGGAATATATCGTGATGTGCGTTTGGTAATAGCAGATCGTCTAAAAGTAAAGTATAGCGGAGTATTTGTAAAGTCGGAAGTTAGAGGAAACGCTGGCGGAATTGAGATAGATGTGGAGCTTGAAAACGAAGCGGCGAATAACGGAGATGCGAGACTTGTTGCTGAAATTTTGTCGCCATGTGGAGAAAAGGTTGGCGAGTTTGATACTACTATAAAATTGACAGAATATGAAGAGACTTGCGCTACTATCAAAGGAGAAATTAGTAATATTTGCTTGTGGGAGCTAGATAGCCCTAAACAATATAAAGCTGTAATAAGTGTGTATCTAAATGATCAAAAAGTGGATGAATACACGCAAAAATTTGGATTTAGAACTATTGCGTATACGGTAGAAAATGGGTTTGTGCTAAATGGAAAGCCAACAAAGCTTCAAGGGGTATGTGTTCACGATGACTTTGCAGGTGTTGGGGGAGCGATGAGCCGATCTGTCATTAGGCATAAGATTTTCTTATTAAAGCAATGGGGCGCTAATGCCTATAGAAGTTCTCACAACCCGCCGTCTCCATATTTGCTAGAAGCTTGCGATGACTTTGGTATTTTGGTGATGGACGAAGTGCGTCTTATGAGCAGCTCAAAGGAATTTTTAGGACAGATGACAGATCTAATAAAGCGTGATAGAAACCATCCGAGTGTATTTATTTGGTCTATTGGAAACGAAGAAATGGCAATACACGGGCGTAAAGTGGGCGTAAAAATTGGAAACCATATGCTACGTGTAGCGCATAAGCTGGACCCAACTAGAGCCTGCACGTATGCTAATAACGGACATTGGCATGATATTACTATATTCCATGAGCAAAATGGCCTTCATATGGATGTATATGGATTTAATTATTATTGCCTAAGAACATTTGATATGTATGAGAGATTCCACAAAAAATATCCAGATAAGATGATTATAGGAACAGAAAACGGTTCGGCATTGTCGACGAGGGGACAATATTTACCAAGAAAAGGCGAAGACACTGCAGATGCGTATACCAAGTCTTCTATGAAAATTATGATCTGGAGCAACCCGGAGAGATTGTATAACATCAGTGCGTATGGTGAGGCATATACAACTTGGGGAGCAACACCGTTAGAAACATTTAGAACTGCAGAGCCAAATTATGTTTCAGGATATTTCTTGTGGACTGGGTTTGACTATAGAGGAGAAGTTGTTCCGCTAGATTGGCCAAGTACAATCACTCGTTTTGGGTTAATTGACCTCTGCGGCTTTACCAAAGATTTAGGGCATCACTGCCGTGTAAAATGGTCTCAAGAGCCGGCGATTCACTTGTATCCACATTGGACATTTGATGACAATGTAGGTGAGTTAGAAGTGGATATGGTCGCTAATACCGAAGAAGTGGAACTAATTGTGAATGGAAATTCGTATGGCAGAGTAGAAAACCCTAAATGGGATATCGTGAAAAACTTTGTAAAATATGAAAAAGGCGAAATTACTGCAATCGGTTATAATAATGGAGTCGAAGTGATTAGAACTGGCTACAAGACTGCAGGAAAACCGGCAAAGATTAATCTAGAAATTGTTCAGCCGCGAGATTATGTCGCAGATGGAGAAGATAATGTGTTTGTAAAAGTGGATGTTTTGGATGAAAATGGAATTCACTGCCCTAATGCAGATACGTTGATCTCGTTTGAAGTGACTGGTGACGGCGAATTTTTGGGTTGTGGAAATGGGGATCCGCTCGACTTGGCTCATGAAATGAATCCATCTAGAAATCTATTTAACGGATTGGCATTAGTAATTATGAAAACTAAACGTCATACTGGCAAAATGAAGCTTGTTGCTAAATCTTTTGGCTTAGAATCTGCCGAGATAGAAGTGGATGTAACAATCCCTGCAACAGATGTGTTGGTAGAATCTGCAAGAAGCAAGACTAAACCAAAAGCAGCAGAACCCGAAAAAGATGCTGCTGATAATGCATTTTAA
- the yabQ gene encoding spore cortex biosynthesis protein YabQ, protein MINQLVSDQAALFWECIKIGIVMGAIYDLLRIARKIIKHIDILVHIEDILYWVTCSFIAFGVLYMHNYADIRPFSIIGIGLGAAMYFLTLSIIFMKIATEIINFIHACIIRIYNLILIPVNWIIRRLKIPVKYANKKRIVYVEKGKEEARRINRKVVMGQADIKTDINIIRNRVKK, encoded by the coding sequence ATGATAAATCAACTGGTATCAGATCAAGCGGCACTGTTTTGGGAGTGTATTAAGATTGGTATAGTTATGGGGGCGATCTACGATTTACTTCGTATCGCCAGAAAAATTATAAAGCATATTGACATATTAGTACATATTGAAGACATATTGTATTGGGTAACCTGTAGTTTTATAGCTTTTGGTGTTTTATATATGCATAATTACGCAGATATTAGACCATTTTCGATTATAGGAATCGGTCTTGGTGCGGCGATGTATTTTTTAACTTTAAGTATTATTTTTATGAAAATAGCAACGGAGATAATAAACTTTATTCATGCGTGTATAATACGCATATATAACCTGATTTTAATTCCGGTAAATTGGATAATCCGTCGGCTTAAAATTCCTGTAAAATACGCAAATAAAAAGCGCATTGTTTATGTTGAAAAAGGAAAAGAAGAAGCAAGACGAATTAATCGCAAAGTTGTTATGGGACAAGCTGATATTAAAACAGATATCAATATTATTAGAAACAGAGTCAAAAAATAA
- a CDS encoding HU family DNA-binding protein, whose translation MNKTELVASMAEKSGLTKKDTEKALKAFEESVMDELKSGGKIQLVGFGTFEVTNRKARVGRNPKTNEEIHIPESNVPKFKAGKALKDMVNLSK comes from the coding sequence ATGAATAAAACAGAATTAGTAGCTTCAATGGCCGAAAAATCGGGGCTAACTAAAAAAGATACCGAAAAAGCTTTAAAAGCATTTGAAGAAAGTGTAATGGATGAGCTTAAGAGTGGTGGAAAAATTCAGTTAGTAGGCTTTGGAACATTTGAAGTTACTAACAGAAAAGCGCGAGTAGGAAGAAATCCTAAAACAAATGAAGAGATACACATTCCGGAAAGTAATGTCCCTAAGTTTAAGGCAGGGAAAGCCCTTAAAGATATGGTAAATCTTTCGAAATAA
- a CDS encoding ABC transporter substrate-binding protein, which yields MKKKLWASLILATMAMGLSACSSESESNDAAKETIRIVGMSSNEIDLNILADQLKKANFDVEINMQPDYSSYSAAVDTGDWDLNLTGWTTVTGNPDYAVRDVFATWGAYNNQGLSDPVVDALIEQASTETPDKYVLTYAELENVLVNENAYMVPLYSSLRMQGVNTELMEPTMRQPKSRSAVWEEWTYIDESLNETRPFVMTQTSSSLTSLDPIQANDGSINQLSSNINIRIVNLTDEDVVEAKGSLSHNFAIAEGNTEYYFLLRDDVNFAKVEDKEAVDTGERVGAEDVVFTMNRAKDKDSVPVHKTYVLHSHMKEISIVTDLNELSTTIDSSTGKPILETLTAGVDTEIAKLTDDKTKVDNAAGVYQVVKIETTNPFPQVLNYLAHQSAGILNAEQVSSLNSKFDVSNYDATKDVGYGDFNAIKSGDNHLWMSGPYALTYVNDYEVAFEKNPGYMPDTFHEPRIEDIVIKFIKDDTSATSAFRSEEIDFLPAVSVTQVEVLDASDKFEVMKRSSNAVTYATFNLADGNKFADADLRKAVLYAIDQQAFIAVKKNLVNPAFSTISTLVDTGNIHKVDLEKSAKHMAAYQAK from the coding sequence ATGAAGAAAAAGTTATGGGCATCATTAATATTGGCAACGATGGCAATGGGGTTAAGCGCGTGTAGTTCAGAAAGTGAAAGCAATGATGCGGCAAAAGAAACTATAAGAATCGTGGGAATGTCATCAAACGAGATAGACTTAAATATTCTTGCAGATCAACTTAAGAAGGCAAACTTTGATGTTGAAATAAATATGCAGCCAGACTATTCTAGCTATTCCGCGGCGGTAGATACAGGAGATTGGGACCTAAACCTAACTGGATGGACAACAGTAACGGGCAACCCCGACTATGCGGTGCGCGATGTTTTTGCAACATGGGGGGCATATAATAACCAAGGGCTAAGCGACCCAGTAGTGGACGCATTAATTGAGCAAGCATCTACCGAAACGCCAGATAAATATGTACTGACCTATGCGGAGCTAGAAAATGTTTTGGTAAATGAAAACGCATATATGGTGCCACTATATTCCTCGCTGCGAATGCAAGGAGTAAACACAGAGTTGATGGAGCCAACAATGCGCCAGCCAAAGTCGCGCTCGGCAGTGTGGGAAGAGTGGACATATATCGACGAATCGCTAAACGAAACGCGCCCATTCGTTATGACACAAACATCTAGCTCACTGACATCGTTGGACCCGATTCAGGCAAATGATGGGTCAATAAACCAGCTTTCATCTAACATAAATATACGTATAGTAAATCTAACCGATGAAGATGTGGTAGAGGCAAAAGGTTCGCTATCGCATAATTTTGCAATAGCAGAGGGAAATACCGAGTACTACTTTTTGTTAAGAGACGATGTAAATTTTGCCAAAGTGGAAGATAAAGAAGCGGTCGATACGGGCGAGCGAGTAGGTGCAGAAGATGTGGTCTTCACAATGAATAGAGCAAAAGACAAAGACAGCGTACCAGTTCATAAGACGTATGTGTTACATTCACATATGAAAGAAATTTCGATCGTAACCGATTTGAATGAGTTGAGCACCACGATAGATTCATCGACGGGCAAACCGATTTTAGAAACATTAACTGCAGGGGTAGATACAGAGATCGCAAAACTAACTGACGATAAAACCAAAGTTGACAACGCAGCCGGAGTCTATCAGGTAGTCAAAATAGAAACAACCAATCCGTTTCCGCAGGTGTTAAATTATCTTGCGCATCAGTCGGCAGGGATTTTAAATGCGGAGCAAGTTAGCTCATTAAACTCCAAATTTGATGTATCAAATTATGATGCAACAAAAGATGTTGGGTACGGAGATTTCAATGCAATCAAATCGGGAGACAATCACCTGTGGATGTCTGGACCATACGCATTAACGTATGTAAACGACTATGAAGTTGCATTTGAGAAAAATCCTGGATATATGCCAGATACATTCCATGAGCCACGAATTGAAGATATTGTAATAAAATTTATTAAAGACGATACAAGTGCAACATCGGCATTTAGAAGCGAAGAAATCGATTTTTTACCAGCAGTTAGCGTAACGCAAGTAGAAGTTTTGGATGCGAGTGATAAGTTTGAAGTAATGAAGCGCTCATCTAATGCGGTAACATATGCAACATTCAACCTTGCAGATGGGAATAAGTTTGCAGATGCAGATTTGAGAAAAGCAGTTTTGTATGCGATCGACCAGCAAGCGTTCATAGCGGTAAAGAAAAATCTAGTTAACCCGGCATTTTCAACCATCTCAACATTGGTAGACACGGGCAATATTCATAAAGTGGATCTCGAAAAGAGTGCGAAGCATATGGCGGCGTATCAAGCGAAATAA